GACCTCCCTCGCTTCAGGCCACTGAAGCGCCAGACCCCCACTTCGCTTCGCGTCAGCGCTCGCTTTCCTAAACACTGGCCAGGATAAAATCCCAGCAGAGAACCACTAGACGATTTCTTCTCATCTATCGAAGCCTTGGTTGATAGAGTTGTGCGCAAGCTGGCCCCTAACACCACGGTaattaaaaaaatgaagaagTCAAGTTGGAAGAGGGAGAATATGTACCCCGAATTTATGTTAATTGTGAAGGAAGTTGAGAAAATAGAAGAAACTAATCTTCCCTGTAGACAGTCCATTTTATCATAGGCTATAACACATGCTACTTATAGTGAAGTTAACTTGTCATTTTCACTGACAAATTATTTTTCTTATCTTGGGGTCGCTACAGATGGAAGAACGTTATTGATTCATCAAATGTGAATCTAGATACAATTAAGAAGAAGGATTTCTTTCCAAGGTCCTCCCTCCATCACTTGATTTAATTACTTATTCTTCTTTTACATTCccattttctttcatttttaacaAGCACAATATAGTAGTAGTGCACCTTTACTTTCCACAATCAACTCAACTTGAACTTACATTGAAAATGCCTAATTTTCTAAGGCAAGATAtcaattcacaaaaaaaaaaaaacatttttgacAATTTACAATGTCACCAGTTAGAAGAAAAGCGAGAACTTTTAATGCATAGATACAAGGAAACACAAAAAACTTTCTATCAAATATACGAGTCAAGCAGGTTAAAACACAGAGTCATAAATCATTTGCGCTTAGCTTTTCTTTGCCGACGTTTAGAATCATCCTCACTATTTTCATCCTCCTCCACATCAGTGCtgctctcatcatcatcatcatcatcatcatcagtcTCGGAGGGAGGTGAAGGGTCAAGTCTAGCAGCATCAATTGCCCACTTTATCACCTTCTcaacttcatcatcatcatcctcttcTTTCTCCACCGCTGATGATGAAGCCGAAGAATAAGTGGGAAGGGAGCTTTTGAGTGCTGCAAATCTGGTAAACAAGTCATCTGAGTCCGTTGATGTAGAGGCTGAAGGTGGTTGTTTGACTAAACCTAAACCCTGTTGGGAAATAGGGGTTTTTTTGGGAGTTTTCTTGGATCTGAGAGCTTGGAAACGTTGATCGAGTTGTGGGTCGATGAATTGGGTGGAAGAACCACGAGCCATATGGGAATTAAGACTCAGCTTAAGGGACACGTCATCCTCTGCCGCACGGAGCAGCTCTTCCACCTCCTCCGATTCAGTCTTCTTACCTCTGCTCATTCTCTTCCTGTTGAGGGTTGGGTGGAGTTTAACAGTTACTAGGCCTTTGGAGTAGGAATTTCTGCCCTCTATGTCACGGCCTCAAGGCTCCCAATCAAATTTTTGTGCGGATGACCTTCGAAAGCAATGGTCTTtcatttttgtccctcaaattggtggtcatAATTTTTTTGCTTTCACTTaatatcaatattctgaattTGAACTCctactcaataaaaaaaaaatcacaaaatagAGTTAAGGTGCAAAAATTTACCTTTCAAAACTCTACCTTAGGTTTAACTTTAGCCCGAATGGGCCTACCTTTATCACGAAACTTtactttgcgatttttttttaattgagaatgtcacaacccaaccccgtaggccatgactcgtgcccgagttggacacttatattatctgttaactatagtcatttacaattagcatgtcaCGATCTCCTTTGTATATAAAAAGGTAGGGAGTTATTTTTAAATCTGTCAAAGTTGTgtatgtcttaggcacctgtctcctgaggagttgcactttttaaacaacaacatatataaatattcctacgcaagccgacaaggctgccacgatatacaaaataccaaacatatatatatatatgcaagccgacaaggctgccattacgaatgggtacgccccaaacataagtcatagacataaaacgcatcaaccactacaaacagacccacaccggtgtccacagacctctaagagtaatgaccgtattatggggcgggacagggccccgccgtacccaaataagcACATacgaatacaacataagggagttataccacaagctagctccggaacaaaggagcagtccaaaatagctgaatgatgtcctaagctggcggatctccgaaacgagcgtctgtacctgcgggcatgaacgcagccccccgaagaaagggggtcagtacggaatgtgtactaagcatgtaaagcttgaaacacattaatagacttatattgagacacagTATATAGGACACaatgcaacaacagaatttcataaaacttgcctttgaacatatttcatttgtatcattctcatatcattgtcattatagagttttgtaatcaaagctgcataatcattctgtatataacatatataacatgtcccggacctttaatgagggactcggtaatttaaaatcataacatcataacataaacatagacgtgtcccggccctttcctgagggactcggtaataaggaatatgccctcctggccaccatcatctccatatcatcatatcatcatatcatcacatcatcatatcatcatatcatcatcatatatatatataacgtgtcccggccctctagtgaggggctcggtgattaatatagtaaatgtgcgcacgaaaacgtaccctggcccgggactcagtgaaggatatagcggtaagcacgagcagaataataagcaaccacatatatgcaattcatctttttagactcaaggggtaagcaactaaccagctctaaagtgtcaaaataatattcatattcagtccattttaagtctcataacaactatcacaagaaacgtttcagatttcatgtacatgtatcactttaataaggtgtagcttttgaaagtcaagtatgtctctagttgtgcaattctttaagaataggaactttcatacattattcattagtcattcatattgtaggtacgtgacaatagcattaatgaaatatagattcataagtcatgcatggagc
Above is a genomic segment from Lycium barbarum isolate Lr01 chromosome 12, ASM1917538v2, whole genome shotgun sequence containing:
- the LOC132622779 gene encoding uncharacterized protein LOC132622779, producing the protein MSRGKKTESEEVEELLRAAEDDVSLKLSLNSHMARGSSTQFIDPQLDQRFQALRSKKTPKKTPISQQGLGLVKQPPSASTSTDSDDLFTRFAALKSSLPTYSSASSSAVEKEEDDDDEVEKVIKWAIDAARLDPSPPSETDDDDDDDDESSTDVEEDENSEDDSKRRQRKAKRK